A stretch of Thermococcus bergensis DNA encodes these proteins:
- a CDS encoding tetratricopeptide repeat protein, producing MEEFKKALESKDCQKVLEYLDDYLEIIESEKELRDLLQELEELALECEEEAYELAHEITHIYAHLDELERGLDVYRRLVEKYKDQGEKYLDALYHLADAYEHFGMPDKAIETYEKLLELERELGNKKEEALTLAHIAINYDELEETEKAIELMEKASAMFKELGDERNYLVSLLDLAHFYYELEDYKRAEELISEILKAPRDTEIEVNARIIEAEIKAAQEDFKGAFQSLKQALLKALEVDDEELFSIAFEAVYNFIMELFEEKMYKEVYENMDSLADAFEDINEEYEKFFTAVKELAKLKDGLDNEYDRVYGTISVDEFKELLDELKKIGTSVLSVRL from the coding sequence ATGGAAGAGTTTAAAAAAGCATTAGAAAGTAAGGACTGTCAAAAAGTCCTCGAGTACCTTGATGATTACCTAGAAATTATTGAAAGTGAAAAGGAGCTTAGAGATCTCCTCCAAGAACTTGAAGAACTTGCCCTAGAATGTGAGGAAGAGGCTTATGAGCTCGCTCATGAAATAACCCACATCTATGCCCACTTAGATGAACTTGAGAGAGGATTGGACGTTTACAGGAGGCTCGTGGAGAAGTATAAAGACCAAGGAGAAAAATACCTAGATGCCCTCTACCATCTTGCAGATGCCTATGAACATTTTGGAATGCCAGATAAAGCTATAGAGACATATGAAAAGCTTCTGGAACTTGAAAGGGAACTTGGAAATAAAAAAGAAGAAGCACTAACACTAGCACACATTGCAATAAACTATGATGAGCTTGAAGAAACAGAAAAGGCAATAGAATTGATGGAAAAAGCAAGTGCAATGTTTAAAGAGCTTGGCGACGAGAGGAACTATCTAGTAAGTTTGCTTGATTTGGCCCACTTTTACTACGAGCTTGAAGACTATAAACGTGCTGAGGAGCTTATCTCAGAAATCTTAAAAGCTCCTAGAGATACTGAGATTGAAGTCAATGCACGGATAATTGAAGCTGAGATAAAAGCCGCGCAAGAAGACTTCAAAGGGGCATTCCAATCTCTAAAACAGGCTCTCTTAAAAGCATTGGAAGTTGACGATGAAGAGCTTTTCAGCATTGCATTTGAAGCAGTGTACAACTTTATAATGGAGCTCTTTGAGGAAAAAATGTATAAAGAAGTTTATGAAAACATGGACAGTCTGGCAGATGCTTTTGAAGACATAAACGAGGAATACGAAAAGTTTTTCACTGCTGTAAAAGAGCTTGCAAAACTTAAAGACGGTCTAGATAATGAATACGACAGAGTCTATGGAACCATAAGCGTAGATGAGTTCAAAGAGCTGCTCGACGAACTTAAGAAAATTGGTACAAGCGTTTTGAGTGTAAGACTTTAA
- a CDS encoding elongation factor 1-beta has translation MSDFNLVGVIKVMPTDPEVNLDELEAAVRKTLEEKFEGKYGISKIERQPIAFGLVALKVYVLGKDAEGYSFDEVAEAFAQLENVESAEVETVSRF, from the coding sequence ATGAGCGACTTTAATTTGGTAGGAGTTATTAAGGTTATGCCAACCGACCCGGAAGTGAACCTCGACGAACTAGAAGCAGCTGTCAGGAAGACACTTGAGGAGAAATTTGAGGGCAAATATGGAATATCCAAGATTGAAAGGCAGCCAATTGCATTTGGGCTAGTTGCACTTAAAGTCTACGTGCTTGGAAAAGATGCTGAAGGATATTCCTTTGATGAGGTTGCAGAAGCATTTGCCCAACTTGAAAACGTTGAAAGTGCAGAAGTTGAGACAGTTTCTAGATTTTGA
- a CDS encoding zinc finger domain-containing protein yields MAETIPVCTSCGKEITPREHATHFICPNCGEEVIWRCESCRVLGVTYKCPKCGWEGP; encoded by the coding sequence ATGGCCGAGACAATCCCTGTATGTACATCATGTGGAAAAGAGATAACACCAAGAGAGCACGCTACCCACTTTATATGCCCGAACTGTGGAGAAGAAGTTATATGGAGATGTGAAAGCTGCCGTGTCCTTGGGGTAACCTACAAGTGCCCCAAGTGCGGATGGGAAGGACCTTGA
- a CDS encoding ABC transporter substrate-binding protein, protein MKKKLKMFFAILLLLSLIASPVARPVAAAEDDKVLKTVIYSSTGALFMGVWNPSSNGYTDTYSRRIADLVFDSGFPYGVEGVPVPYHCRVVEYKKDVTVPDDAVIFNSTTDTWEAAHAGETAVTYAKIECDRPYFHTGHKVSAADVMYSLAWEWEWINQDGDDDPYYDPSEADWAADFMNTIMGIKFVEQTDDRMVFEVYHNYFFPASEIMTAAYVVPFTGTPWQLWYAMSELVAHNEKYSWSESTETVEQLDQINPNHAQAIKEKLLELKSTKPIPEFLKPYIEDENAAKSVYDAIANFIDEYGHAVIGQGPYYVAEYQPENLYLKLEKFDKWTVPAFAEDQYRVEPYFETIEIYGLQNPDTAILEVAKGTYDVLWYPFPAYKFTGLSEEQRKSIDLYKSTSAFGDLVFNPVHDPDNPYVITVGDKKYFNPFAVRKVRFGLQYLISRAHVTQNIFQGSAGAMYTPWVSSETGYEYIQSVVEAYDLSEQPDEAFALQLIEEGMQEAAQELAKMGYKLEKVNGKWYFEGEPVKIVGLGRTEDERKDIALYVANEILPKAGIEAEANIVDRRTASGMVYVSDPSSYQWNFYTEGWVSSTNVKFSISRIIQYYSSIWYAPGLVGWKWTPENTQRATLEEVLKYLGDGDIAAGLSKLGLDYYNTVDKIQPLLNWTADDFAVVIYAGENKGVKMDSEDKYWDFNRLGTAIGIYESYRVFLYENWEFYAVNKRVKIEVVDPVAGLAASWSLRSAKLASPPTTTTTTTTTTTSSPTTSQTQTSSSSTTEETGGICGPAAIVALAVIPLLLRKKK, encoded by the coding sequence ATGAAGAAAAAATTGAAAATGTTTTTTGCAATTTTGTTGTTGTTAAGTTTGATAGCAAGCCCAGTAGCTAGGCCAGTTGCTGCAGCAGAGGACGACAAAGTCCTGAAGACTGTTATATACTCTTCAACTGGTGCCCTCTTCATGGGTGTCTGGAACCCAAGCTCCAACGGTTACACTGACACTTATTCAAGGAGAATTGCAGACCTCGTCTTTGACAGTGGCTTCCCCTACGGTGTTGAAGGAGTCCCTGTGCCATATCACTGTAGGGTAGTTGAATACAAGAAGGACGTGACCGTACCGGACGATGCAGTTATATTCAACTCAACAACGGACACTTGGGAAGCTGCTCATGCCGGTGAAACTGCGGTCACATACGCTAAGATTGAGTGTGACAGGCCGTACTTCCACACTGGCCACAAGGTTAGCGCAGCAGACGTCATGTACAGCCTCGCCTGGGAGTGGGAGTGGATTAACCAGGATGGTGATGACGATCCATACTACGACCCAAGTGAAGCCGACTGGGCTGCCGATTTCATGAACACCATAATGGGTATTAAGTTCGTTGAACAGACTGATGATAGAATGGTCTTTGAGGTATACCACAACTACTTCTTCCCCGCCAGCGAAATAATGACTGCAGCCTACGTTGTTCCGTTCACTGGAACTCCCTGGCAGCTCTGGTATGCGATGAGCGAGCTCGTCGCTCACAACGAGAAGTACTCCTGGAGTGAATCAACTGAAACTGTAGAACAGCTTGACCAGATCAACCCCAACCACGCTCAAGCCATAAAAGAGAAGCTTCTCGAGCTCAAGAGCACCAAGCCGATTCCGGAGTTCCTCAAGCCGTACATTGAGGATGAAAATGCTGCTAAAAGTGTTTACGATGCAATAGCTAACTTTATTGACGAATATGGCCACGCTGTCATTGGCCAAGGCCCATACTATGTAGCTGAATACCAGCCGGAGAACCTTTATCTGAAGCTTGAGAAGTTTGACAAGTGGACTGTCCCAGCATTTGCGGAAGACCAGTACAGGGTTGAGCCATATTTCGAAACCATTGAGATTTATGGTCTCCAGAACCCTGACACTGCCATCTTGGAAGTCGCCAAGGGCACTTACGATGTTCTGTGGTATCCATTCCCAGCCTACAAGTTTACCGGCCTTAGCGAGGAGCAAAGGAAGAGCATTGACCTTTATAAGAGTACCTCTGCATTCGGTGACCTTGTTTTCAACCCAGTTCACGACCCAGATAACCCATACGTGATTACTGTTGGTGACAAGAAGTACTTCAACCCATTTGCAGTTAGGAAGGTTAGGTTTGGTCTCCAATACCTTATAAGTAGGGCACACGTTACCCAGAACATCTTCCAGGGTAGTGCTGGTGCAATGTACACCCCATGGGTATCCAGCGAGACTGGTTATGAGTACATCCAATCAGTTGTTGAGGCTTACGACCTCTCTGAACAACCCGACGAAGCGTTCGCACTTCAACTGATTGAGGAAGGAATGCAAGAGGCTGCACAAGAGCTTGCTAAGATGGGATACAAACTTGAAAAAGTTAACGGTAAGTGGTACTTCGAAGGTGAGCCAGTAAAGATCGTTGGTCTCGGCCGTACTGAGGATGAAAGAAAAGATATTGCCCTTTATGTCGCGAACGAGATCTTGCCAAAGGCTGGTATTGAAGCAGAGGCAAATATTGTAGATAGAAGAACTGCCTCAGGAATGGTCTACGTCAGCGACCCAAGCTCCTACCAGTGGAACTTCTACACTGAGGGTTGGGTCTCCTCAACCAATGTGAAGTTCTCAATAAGCAGAATAATCCAGTACTATTCAAGCATCTGGTATGCTCCGGGCCTTGTAGGCTGGAAGTGGACTCCAGAGAACACGCAAAGGGCAACACTTGAAGAAGTTCTTAAGTACCTTGGTGACGGTGACATTGCCGCTGGTCTCAGCAAACTCGGTCTTGACTACTACAACACAGTTGACAAGATTCAGCCCCTCCTCAACTGGACTGCCGACGACTTTGCTGTTGTTATATACGCGGGTGAGAACAAGGGCGTAAAGATGGACAGCGAGGACAAGTACTGGGACTTCAACAGACTTGGCACTGCCATCGGTATTTACGAAAGCTATAGAGTCTTCCTCTACGAGAACTGGGAGTTCTACGCTGTGAACAAGAGGGTCAAAATTGAGGTCGTTGACCCAGTCGCAGGTCTTGCGGCCTCGTGGTCTCTCAGAAGTGCTAAGCTAGCAAGCCCGCCAACAACTACAACAACTACAACAACCACCACAACATCAAGCCCAACAACTTCACAAACCCAGACTTCCTCATCAAGCACAACAGAAGAAACTGGAGGAATTTGTGGTCCAGCGGCAATCGTAGCCCTTGCAGTTATCCCGCTCCTTCTCAGAAAGAAGAAGTGA
- a CDS encoding IS982-like element ISPfu3 family transposase (programmed frameshift), translating into MVVMNFQQEILIIKSEIYPIISKHYPKNTRREVISLYDLITFAILAHLHFGGVYKHAYRVLIEEMKLFPKIRYNKLTERLNRHEKLLLLAQEELFKKHAREYVRILDSKPIQTKELARKNRKEKKGSSEIISEKPAVGFVPSKKKFYYGYKLTCYSDGNLLALLSVDPANKHDVSVVREKFWVIVEEFSGCFLFLDKGYVSRELQEEFLKFGVVYTPVKRENQVSNLEEKKFYKYLSDFRRRIETLFSKFSEFLLRPSRSVSLRGLAVRILGAILAVNLDRLYNFTDGGN; encoded by the exons GTGGTTGTTATGAACTTTCAGCAGGAAATCCTGATCATAAAATCCGAAATCTATCCGATAATCAGCAAACACTACCCGAAAAACACTCGCAGGGAAGTAATCAGCCTCTACGACCTGATAACCTTCGCAATACTAGCCCACCTGCACTTCGGAGGAGTTTACAAGCACGCTTACAGAGTCCTAATCGAAGAAATGAAGCTGTTCCCAAAAATCAGGTACAACAAACTAACAGAACGCTTGAACAGGCACGAAAAACTCCTGCTCCTAGCGCAGGAAGAATTATTCAAAAAACACGCCAGAGAATACGTTAGAATACTGGACTCAAAGCCCATTCAGACCAAGGAGTTGGCCAGAAAAAACAGGAAGGAGAAGAAGGGTTCTTCAGAAATCATCTCTGAAAAGCCCGCAGTTGGGTTTGTTCCCTCTA AAAAAAAGTTTTACTATGGGTACAAGCTGACCTGTTACTCTGATGGAAATTTGCTGGCTTTGCTGTCCGTTGATCCGGCAAACAAGCATGATGTGAGTGTTGTCAGGGAAAAGTTCTGGGTGATTGTTGAGGAGTTTTCTGGCTGTTTTCTGTTTTTGGATAAGGGTTACGTTAGTAGAGAACTTCAGGAGGAATTCCTGAAGTTTGGCGTTGTTTACACGCCGGTGAAGCGGGAGAATCAGGTTAGTAATCTGGAGGAGAAGAAGTTTTACAAGTACTTGTCTGACTTTCGCAGGAGGATTGAGACTTTGTTTTCGAAGTTTTCTGAGTTTCTTCTGAGGCCGAGCAGGAGTGTTAGTTTGAGGGGGTTAGCTGTCAGGATTTTAGGGGCGATTCTGGCCGTGAATCTGGACAGATTATACAACTTCACAGATGGTGGGAACTAG